From a region of the Stenotrophomonas sp. BIO128-Bstrain genome:
- the rodA gene encoding rod shape-determining protein RodA yields MVELLQRARAVFHFFFRTLDLPLLGALCLLMVAGLAVLHSVDGPVHAQAMRYGAGLAALWGLSRLPVVELRAWSPWIYTLSLLPLLAVYVVGTGKYGQRWLNLGVFYLQPSELLKLSLPMMMAWYLHKQPLPPRPRAVLTAAVLIGGPAVLILLQPNLGTATLVTASGVFALLLAGLRWWWMAVALGGLSVAAPLAWFGLLRQYQKDRVLTFLYPENDPLGTGWNIIQSKIAIGSGGMHGKGWGQGTQATLDFLPEYTTDFAFSVLAEEFGWVGVAVVLSLFLFVTARCLWIASQSRCGYSRLLVGTTGLVFFVYVLVNGGMISGLLPVVGVPMPLISYGGTSAVSLLASFGLVMAARQHQPVHAT; encoded by the coding sequence ATGGTCGAACTACTGCAGCGCGCACGCGCCGTGTTCCATTTCTTCTTCCGCACGCTGGACCTGCCGCTGCTGGGCGCCTTGTGCCTGCTGATGGTGGCCGGCCTGGCCGTGCTGCACAGCGTGGACGGGCCCGTGCATGCGCAGGCGATGCGCTACGGCGCCGGGCTTGCCGCCCTGTGGGGGCTGTCGCGGCTGCCGGTGGTGGAACTGCGCGCGTGGTCGCCGTGGATCTACACCCTGTCCCTGCTGCCGCTGCTGGCGGTGTATGTGGTGGGCACCGGCAAATACGGCCAGCGCTGGTTGAACCTGGGCGTGTTCTACCTGCAGCCCTCCGAGCTGCTCAAGCTGAGCCTGCCGATGATGATGGCCTGGTATCTGCACAAACAGCCGTTGCCGCCGCGGCCGCGTGCGGTGCTCACCGCCGCGGTGCTGATCGGTGGCCCCGCCGTGCTGATCCTGCTGCAGCCCAACCTCGGCACGGCCACGCTGGTGACCGCCAGCGGGGTGTTCGCGCTGCTGTTGGCGGGTCTGCGCTGGTGGTGGATGGCCGTGGCCCTGGGCGGGCTGTCGGTTGCTGCGCCGCTGGCCTGGTTCGGGCTGCTGCGCCAGTACCAGAAGGATCGCGTGCTGACCTTCCTGTACCCGGAGAACGATCCGCTGGGCACCGGCTGGAACATCATCCAGTCCAAGATCGCGATCGGCTCGGGCGGCATGCACGGCAAAGGCTGGGGGCAGGGGACCCAGGCCACGCTGGATTTCCTGCCCGAGTACACCACCGACTTCGCCTTCTCGGTGCTGGCCGAGGAGTTCGGCTGGGTCGGCGTGGCGGTGGTGCTCAGCCTGTTCCTGTTCGTCACCGCGCGCTGCCTGTGGATCGCCAGCCAATCGCGCTGTGGCTACTCGCGCCTGTTGGTGGGCACCACCGGCCTGGTGTTCTTCGTCTATGTGCTGGTCAACGGCGGCATGATCTCCGGCCTGCTGCCGGTGGTGGGCGTGCCGATGCCGCTGATCAGCTATGGCGGCACCTCGGCGGTCTCGCTGCTGGCCAGTTTCGGGCTGGTCATGGCCGCACGACAGCACCAGCCGGTGCACGCCACATGA